Proteins encoded within one genomic window of Panicum virgatum strain AP13 chromosome 1N, P.virgatum_v5, whole genome shotgun sequence:
- the LOC120654096 gene encoding pectinesterase inhibitor 8-like produces MTPPTARVLAAAALVAALALSVPGAGATPETTCAAAAARDRRVDYGFCVARLSHHHDSPDADTWGLAKVAADVGIATAGDAVYDIKALLAAKPPGGDADAKARAALEQCKGLYDAAEMAFAEAYDGINRRDYAAGKAEAAEGTSLARRCGGAFALAGAAPPPQVARWGEESAKIAVVCEAITDLIK; encoded by the coding sequence ATGACGCCTCCCACGGCCCGCGTcctggccgccgcggccctcgTCGCGGCGCTCGCGCTGAGCGTCCCCGGCGCCGGTGCCACCCCGGAGAcgacgtgcgcggcggcggcggcccgcgaccGTCGCGTGGACTACGGCTTCTGCGTGGCGCGGCTGAGCCACCACCACGACAGCCCCGACGCGGACACCTGGGGCCTGGCGAAGGTGGCCGCCGACGTGGGCATCGCCACCGCGGGGGACGCGGTCTACGACATCAaggccctgctcgccgccaagccgcccggcggcgacgccgacgccaaggcgcgggcggcgctggagcagtGCAAGGGGCTGTACGACGCGGCGGAGATGGCATTCGCGGAGGCCTACGACGGCATCAACCGGCGCGACTACGCGGCCGGAAAGGCGGAGGCCGCGGAGGGGACGTCCCTGGCgcgccggtgcggcggcgccttcgcgctggccggcgccgcgccgccgccgcaggtcgCGCGGTGGGGCGAGGAGTCCGCCAAGATCGCCGTCGTCTGCGAGGCCATCACCGACCTCATCAAGTGA